CCCGCCCGCCCCTCCCCCGGCACGCCCCCCGCCTCCGCACATACCGTCGGTCAGCCGCGCCTCCAGAAGTGCCGTGCGGCGGCGGTCGTCGCCGGACCGACCCGGTGGGTGGGTCGGGCGCGGCTACCATGCGCGGGTTCCCTTCCGCGGGCGAAGGCGGGAGGCCGCTGCCCGGAGGGTTCTCATGCCGCGTGTCGTGGTCGTCAGTCCGCCGTTCCTGTCGCACGCGCGCCCGCTGTCGGTGCTGGCCGGTGCCCTGCGGGAGTCCGGCGCCGAGGTCCACTTCGCGTGCGCGCCGGCGTTCGAGCCGCTGGCGCGTGAGGCGGGTCTTCGCTTCGTCCCGCTGTCCGTGACGCGCAACGCGAACACCGGGGTGGCCGAGTCGACCCGGCAGGACGCCGAGGAGGCGGCGCGGCTGCGCGCGTTCCTCGACGCCACCCGGGAAGGGGCCGTCGCCGCGCTGCTGGCGCAGGCCAGGCACCGGCACGCGGACCTGCTCGCGGATCCCGAAGGGGTGCTGGAGGCACTGCGCGCGGTCGACCTGGAGGTGCGGCCCGACTGGTACGTCGTCGACCAGCTCAGCTATCCCGTCACCCTCGCCCTGCACTGTCTCGGCCTGCGCTACGCGACGTTCTGTCCCGGCCACCCGAGCTACGTGCTCTCGGGACCGGACGCGTTCTTCGGTCTCCCGTCGGCCTGGCCGGACGCGCTGCGCCCCGAGCCGGGCGGGCTGACGGAGCTGCGGGCGGCGGTCGAACGCAACGACGCGGACTTCACCGCGCTGTTCACGGCGTTCGCCCGCCGGTTCGCGCCCTCCCGTCCGGCGCCCGGCCGGGCCTTCGCGCTCACCTCGCCGCACGCCGTCGTGCACGGCTACCCCGCGCTGCCGTGGCTGCCGGTTCCGTCGGCCGGACCGCTCCGGCTGTTCGCCGGTCACATGGCGGCGCCGCCCGAGCGGCTCGACGCCGAGTGGGGCGGGCGGCTCGGTCGGCTGCGGGCGCACGGGGGCCGGCTGGTCCTGGTCGCGTTCGGCACGTTCCTGTCCGCCCGCGACGACGTGCTGCGCACCGTCGTCCGGGGTCTGCTGGCGGGCGCGCGGGACGTGTCCGTCGTCGTCGCGGCGGGCGACCGGGCCGACGCGCTGGCCGATCTCGCGGGCGACCGCTCCGTGGTGGCGCGGTCGGTGCCGCAGCGGGCGCTGCTCGAACACGCGGACGCCATGGTCCACCACGGCGGCGGCAACTCCTTCACCGAGTGCCTGCGCGCGGGGGTGCCGGCGCTGGTGCTGCCGTTCTCCAGCGATCAGTTCGCCGTCGCGCGGGACGCGGAACGCGCGGGCGCGGGTGTGGTGCTCGATCCGAACACGCTGTCGGCGTCCGACGTCCCCGCGGCCCTGGCCGGGGCGACGGAAGGCCCGGGGCGGCGGCTCGCCGCGCTGGCCGCGCGGGTGCGGGAGCGCGGCCCGCGGTGGGCCGCGGACCGGTTGTCGACGGCGATGGAGTCGCCCACGCGCGGCGGTCCCGTGGACTCCGCCGGCCCGTCGCCCCGGTGATCTTGGGGTTCCTGGCGCGGCGGTGCATCCGCCGGCCGTCCCCGGGCGGAATCACCGGTACCGACACGGGGACCGCAGGTCGGGGGACGAACAACGGAGGCATTGATGGTCGAGGTCGAGCGTGTCCTGACCCTGGACCACCCGCTCGCTGAGGTCGTGCGCCATCTCGCGGACTTCTCGCACACCGAGGAGTGGGACCCGGGCACCGTCACCTGCGATCAGATCAGCGGCGGCGCGCCGTCGGTCGGGACCGAGTGGCGGAACGTGTCGGAGTTCCGCGGGCGCCGCACGGAGCTGCGGTACCGGCTCGTCCGCTTCGAGGCGGACCGCCTCACGTTCGTGGGGCGCAACAGAACGGCCACCTCGACCGACGACCTGAGTTTCGAGGAGCACGGCGGGCGGACCCGGTTGACCTACCGGGCGCGCATCGACTTCCACGGTCTCGCGCGGCTGGCCGGGCCTTTCCTCAGGCGGGAGTTCGAGCGGCTGGGCGACGGCGTCGCGGAGCGGCTGCCCCGGGCGCTCGACCTCGCGCTCGGCGCCCCGCCGTCACGGCGTTGAGGTGACGCGGCGCGCGCTGGAGCACGGGTGGGGCGCGGCGGCCGTGGCCCCCGCGCCCTCGTGTTGCGGGTGGTGCTCAGCTCGGACTGCAACTGACGGTGGGCCAGGTCCAGGTGCCGTTGGACTGGACGGTGACGCCCCAGTTGTTGCCGTTCCCGTTGGGTTTCGCGGTGAGGACCTGCGCGCTCGGGTACGTGGCCGCGATGTTCCAGGTGGAGAGGATCTTCTCCGGTGACGGCACGTTCATGGTGACGGTCCAGTTGCTCGAACCGGTCACCGCGACGTTCAGGTTGTACCGGTCGCTCCACTGCTGACCCGCGGTGACGGTCGCGGTGCAGCCGGTACCACCACCGCCGCCACCTCCGCCACCGCCACCGCCGGTGCCGTCGGGTGCCACCGCGCGGCCCGTCTGCGGGGAGATCATCCCGGCGCAGAGACCTCGGGAGGTGAGGTTCTGCGCGATGCGCGGGATCGCGGCGAGCGTGTTGGCCGGCCACTCGTGCATGAGGATGACCTGCCCGCTGGTGAGCCGGCCGACCGCCTGGACGATCGCGTCGGTGCTCGCGCCGTTCCAGTCCTGCGAGTCGACGTCCCAGATGACCTCGGTGAGCCCGTACTTGGCCTCGACCGACTTCAGGGTCGCGTTGGTCTCGCCGTAGGGCGGGCGGAACAGTTTCGGCGTGCCGCCGCCCGCGCTCGCGATGGCCTGCTGGGTGCGCGAGACCTCGGAGTCGATCTGCGCCTGGCTCTGCTGGATCAGGTGCGGGTGGGTGTAGCTGTGGTTGCCGACCCACATGCCCGCGTTGATCTCGGCCTGGACCTGCGCCGGGTAGGAGGCCGCGAACTGGCCCTCGTTGAACATGGTGGCCCGCAGCCCGTTCTGCTTGAGGGCGTTGAGCACGGCCGGGGTGTGGTCGTTGGAGGGGCCGTCGTCGAAGGTGAGTCCGACATAGCCGTTGCAGGTGGCGGCCTGCGAGGGCGTGGCGTCGACGGCGACCAGTCCGGCCACCGTCAGCGCGACGGCGGTCAGTGCGGTGAGCGCGGCACGCAGCGGCCGCCCGGATGTGATGCGCATGCTGACCTCTCTGACTGTCTCGGGGCCGGTGGTCAGGCCGCGCTGCAACTGACGGTGGGCCAGGTCCAGGTGCCGTTGGACTGGACGGTGACGCCCCAGTTGTTGCCGTTCCCGTTGGGTTTCGCGGTGAGGACCTGCGCGCTCGGGTAGGTGGCCGCGATGTTCCAGGTGGAGAGGATCTTCTCCGGTGACGGCACGTTCATGGTGACGGTCCAGTTGCTCGAACCGGTCACCGCGACGTTCAGGTTGTACCGGTCGCTCCACTGCTGACCCGCGGTGACGGTCGCGGTGCAGCCGGTACCACCACCGCCGCCACCTCCGCCACCTCCGCCGCCGGTGCCCGAGTCGCTCACGGTGATGTTCGAGTTGCCGCTGCTCTGGTAGCCCTCGGTGGCGAGGATCTGGTAGTTGAAGGTGCCCAGGCTCATGCCGTTGCGGGACCAGGCGTCGAAGTGGTTGCCCGTGGTGATGGTCCCCCCGGTCCGCTTCGACTGCCGGACGCTCCAGTACTGGTTGAAGGTGCGGGTGCCCTCGATGGAGGGGGCGTTGACGCGGGTCGTCTGGTAGATGTCGTAGGTGCCGCCGTCGCTGGTGACGGTGCCCTTGTACGTCCCGGTGGGCCGGTAGGTGCCCCAGTTGTCGACCACGTAGTACTCGACGAGCGGGTTGGTGGTCCAGCCGTAGAGCGCCAGATAGGCGTTGCCCGACGGGTTGAAGGTGCCGGAGTAGCTGACGTTGCGGCGGGCGCCGGTACTCCAGCCCTTGCCCGCCACGAAGTTGCCGCTGTTGCTCCAGTTGGTGCCGTAGTTGCCGGCCGCTCCCAGGCTCATGGAGACGGAACCGCCGCCGTCGGTCCAGAACGAGTAGTAGGAGCCGTTGTTGGTGCCGGTCTGGTTCGTCGTGATGACCGTGTCGGCGTTGGCGACACCGGGCAGCAGCAGGGCCGCCACGGCGATCAGGGCGATGGTGCAGGCGCTTCGCACGCGCTGCGGCAGACGGCCGCTGCCGCGGCCCTTCGGTTCGACGAGCGTCTCCATGGGGGTGGGTCCTCCTCGTGGGGCGGGTGCGGGAGCCGAACGGCACGCCGGCCCGCGCGGGGGCGGACGGACGGCGTCCGGGCGTTCGACAGTGTTGAACTGGGCACATCAACTGTCAACAGTTTCGGCACCGAGAGCGAAACCTTCGGTTACCCGCAGATGACACGAGGGCCCAATAGACGCAGCTCAAAGGCTGTTGGATCGATGAATCGTCGAAACAATTCGGCGGAGCGCGTTTCGCGAGATCATTTCGTAGATCCTTTGACATCGAAACTTTCGGCGATCTCGCGAATCATGCGAAGCCGATCGGAGCGGGACGGACACCGCGCCCGGACAGCACGGCGCGGGGCCGCCCTCGGAGAGGACGGCCCCGCGGTTCGGTCGGGCCCTACTCGACGTTGATCTTGAAGGTGCTGGTCCTGTTGCGGATGTCCTCGGCGTTGCCGCTCATCCGCAGATTGCGGAAGGTGGCCTCACCGACGGCCGGCCCCTGGCCGGGTTCCGGCAACTCGTTGGCCCAGATGCCGAATCCGGACTTGGCGTCGAACGCGTCCCCGCTCTTCTTGGAGTTGGTGATGGAGATGTCGGTGAAGATCGTGTCCTTCACCGGGAACTGGGGCTGGCTCCCCACGTAGTTGGTCTGGAACATCACGCCTCCGTAGGTGGAGTCGTCGATGTCGACGTCGTTGACCCGGATGCCCTGGAAGACCTTCGAGGCGGAGAACGCCCAGATCGCCGGGAAGACCTGCGAGCCCCAGAAGTGGCCGCCGGTCCGCTCGAGGGAGACGTTCTCGATCGTCGTCGGCACGGTCCCGAACCCGTTCATCGGGTAGCCGAAGTCCAGCGAGGAGATGGTGATGCCGGAGTAGACGAGGGTGTCGGCGATACGGATGTTGCGGAAGGTGTTGTCGTAGCCGCCGTAGACGGCGACCCCGGCCGCGCGCCAGGTGAGCGTCGAGGTCAGGTTCTCGTAGAGGTTGTTCTTCTCGTCGGAGCCGCCCGCGTCGATCGCCGAGAACAGGGCGAAGCTGTCGTCGCCCGTGGCCCGCGCGTCGTTGTTGACGACGTGGTTGTCGGTGGAGCCGTTCGTCATGTTGACGCCGTCGGCGAACGTGTCCCGGATGCGGGTGTTCTTGATGGTCATGCTGTCGGTGTTGGCGCCCCAGTACAGGCACACCATGTGCTCGACCCAGATGTCGTCGATGGTGATGCCGGAGACGTTGGAGAAGTCGAACACCTTGCCCGGCCCGTCGATCCGGGACGTGTAGTTGCCGAAGTAGGCGAACCCGGCGAACGTCGAGCCGTTGGCGGTGGCCTCGGCGCGGAAGCCGATGTCGGTGTTCTCCTGCGAGGAGGGGGCGTGGAAGCGGGTGAACCACGGCCCGGCCCCGACGACCTTGACGGCCTTCCCGTAGACCTGGAACTTGCTGGACGTCTCGTAGTCGCCCGGGGGCAGGTAGACGCCGACGAGCTTGCCCGTGGTGTCCATACGGACCTTGTCGAGCGCGTTCTGCACGTCCTGGTGGCCGAAACCGGCCGGGACCGTGTAGGCCGCCGGGTCCGGGTTCGCGACCGCCGTCGCCTGCTCGGTGTTGATGAAGTCGACGGCGTAGGTGGAGGTGTTGGCCGCGTCCTTCTGGAGGCGGATCTTCGAGCCGGCCTGCACGGTCCTGCCGAGCGACAGACTGGCCTCGTCGTAGATGTGGCGCGGGGCTCCGGAGCCGGGCGAGTTGCCGGGCGAGGCCTCGCTGCCGTACAGCCAGGCGTACTTCGCGGTGAGGTCGATCGCCTTGAGGAACTGGCCGTCCACGTAGACGTCGAGCGTGGTGTCGGTGCCGTCCGGGATCGAGAAGCGGGTCACCAGGGTGTTGGTCGCCGCGCGGGTGGTCCACTCGACGTACTGGCCGGTCGCGGAGAGGGTGACCGCCTTGCGGCCGCTCGCCTCACCGGCGACGTCACCGATGGTCCTGTTCGGTCCGACGACCTTGGCGCCGCCGCCGAGCGTGCCGTCCTCGGCCTCGTACATGTCGTACGGCATGTCCGCGCCCCGGCCGACGAACAGGGCTTGCGTGGTGGTGTTGTTGGCGCGTTTGACCGGCAGTTCGTTTGCGTCGTCGGCGATGACCGTCCTGATCGTGTACTTGCCGTTGACGGCCGTCCACGAGCCGAGGGCGACCGGCGCGGTGGTCTGGCCCGCGGCGATGGCCCCGCTGTAGGAGCCGGTGAGGGTCTTGACGGTGGCGCCCTTGGAGTCCTGGACCGTCAGGGTGACGCCGTGGGCACCGGCGGCCGAGGCGACCGTCCCCTGGTTCTTGAGGGCGATGGAGAACTTCACCTCGTCACCGGCCGAGGCGCTGGACGGGGTCCAGGACACCGGCGCGGCCAGCAGGTCGGAGCTGGAGACGGGCTTGACGACGAGGGCGTCGGAGCGGGTGAAGGTGTTGTTCGCCTCGTTCTGCTCGATGACCTTGTTCGACGGGTCCACCTCGGCGCCGACCGGGTAACTGCCCGCGTCCCGGGCCCCGATGCTCGCCGTGACCGTCTTCGACTCACCGGCCGCGAGCGCCGGCACGTCCGCCGTCGCCGCCTTCGTGCCGCCGAGCGTGAAGTTCAGGTCGGTGGCCTTCGACGGCTTGCTGCCGCCGTTGCGGACGGTCGCGGTGAGGCTGATGGCGTCCGACTCGACCGGCGCGGCGGGCGAGTTGGTGATGCCGGTGACGCTGAGGTCCGGGTTGGCGGCCGGGGTGCCGATCACCTGGAACTCGGCGACCTGCGCGCCCGGGGCACCCGAGTTGGAGGTGAACTTCAGCTGGACGTCGGCGGCGGCGCCGGAGACCGGGATGGTCACCGTGTTGCCCGACGCGGGCGAGAAGCTGTAGTCCTTCGCCGCGACGAGACTGGTGAAGGCCGTGCCGTCCTGGTCGCGGCCGAGGACCTGGATGTTCTGCGTGCGCGTCGACCAGGCCGCGTCCGGGTTCAGCTTCACGACGACCTGGCCGAGGTCGGCGTTGGCACCCAGCTTCGCGGTGAGGGTGGCCGGGTAGGAGCCGCCCGCGCTCTCCCAATAGGTGCTCGTCAGACCGTCGTTGGCGTTCTCGGCGACATAGGTGAAGGTGTACGAGGAGGCCGTGATGGGCTTGCCCTGCGCGAGGTTGGAGCCGGGGCCCGTCGGCGATCCCGGCCGGGTGACGCTGTTGCTCGCCACCGACACGTTGCCCGCCGCGTCCCTCGCCTTCACGGTGTAGGTGACCGTGGCCGCCGCCGACGGAGTGTCGGTGTACGTCGTGACATTGCCCGCGACGGACTTCAGGAGCTGGTCGCCCGCGTACACGTCGTAGCCGGTGACCCCGACGTTGTCGCTCGACGCCTGCCAGGTGAGCTTCACGTCGGCGCCGGACTGCGTGTAGGCGAGGTTGCCGGGCGCCGTGGGGGCCTGGGTGTCGCCGCCCGATCCCTTGCGGGTGACGCTGTTGCTGTTCGCGGAGACGTTGCCGGCCGCGTCCTTGGCCCGCACGAAGTACGTGATGTCACCGCCGGCCGGCTGGGTGTCGGTGTACGTCAGCACGTTCCCGGCGACGCTCGCCCGCAACTGCCCGTTGGCGTACACGTCGTAGCCGGTGACCCCGGTGTCGTCGGTGGCGGCGCTCCAGGTCAGCTTGATCTGCCCGGTGGCCGGTTCGGTGTAGGCGAGGTTCGACGGCGCGGTCGGCGCCTGGGTGTCGCCGGTCGCCGGACCGTAGACCTCCAGCTCGGACAACTGCCCAGCCGGCCAGGCCGAGTTGGCGGTGACCAGCACCCGCACGTACCGGGTCGTGACGGTGTCGAGGCTGATGGTCGTCGACTGGTCGTTGGCGCTGTCGAAGGTGTACGCCTTCGACGCCGTCAGATCGGTGAAGTTCTGGTTGTCGGTGGAGCCCTGCACCTTGAGGGTCTGGCTGCGGCTCGGCCAGCCCGCGGGCAGCCGCAGCGTCACCTGGTTGACCTTGACCGAGGAGCCGAGGTCGACCTGGAGCCACTGCGGGAAGGCGTTGTTCTTGCTCTCCCAGTAGGTGGACCTGTCGCCGTCGCCCGCGTTGGCGGCGCCGTAGACGTCGGCGTGCCCGCTCTCGCTGAAGGGTCTGCCCTGGGCGAGGTTGGGGGTCGCGGCGGCGCCGGTGAGGACCTGCATCTCTGCGAGCTGGGCGGTGGCGGCGACCGAGTTGGCGCTGAAGTCCGCCCGCACGTACCGCGCGAGGGTCGCGGGGACGGAGATCCGCACGGTGTTGGCGTTGCCTGGGCTGAAGACGTACGGCGCCGACGGCTTGAGCGTGGCGAAGCTCTTTCCGTCGGCGCTGCCCTGGAGCGCGAGGGTCTGGGTGCGGGTCTGCCACCGCTCGGGCAGCCGCAGCACGACCTGGCGGACCCGCCGGGTGCGTCCGAGGTCGGTCTGCACCCACTGGGCGGACTTCTGCCCGGCCTGCCAGTAGGTGTCCGCGTCCCCGTCGGTGACGTTGGCCGCGGCGTGCGCGCGCAGGGCGCTGCCGGCGCGGCTCGGGGCGTCGGCCGCGGCGTCAGGTCCGCCGGCCGCGTGGGCGCCGACGGCCGGGAGGCCCAGCACGAGGAGGGTGGAGGCGAGCGCGGCGGTCGCTGCGCGGCGTCTCCAGGATCGGGGCTTGTGTCGCGTCATTGCGGGGTCACTCCCTGCGGAGGCTCGCGCGCCGGTGGGGCGGCGAGGACGGCTCGTTCCTGGGCAGAGCGGTGGCGCGGTACGGCAGGTCGAGGAGCTGCCTGCTGGAGGGCGCACGACCTCCGCGAGGAACCCGTGCGCAGGTTCTTCCAAAGTTTCATCGCAATATTGCAGAGCACTAGAGGCTCGTCTACGTCCAGGGCCGCACAATTTTCACCAGCAGTGCCCACAGACCTTCCGTGGGTGCGGGGCGCGCAGGGGCTTTCGCCGTTCCGGCGGTGGCGCGTGGGGCGTGATCTGTCGACGGAACGTCGAAAGCCCCGTCACGGCGGGTCCACAGCCATGACGGGGCTTTGCGTGCTACGACGCAAGCGAGCGCAAGTTACGCAAGTTTTTGCGCTTCTGTTGACGGGTTACTCGGCGAGGACTCCCGTGGGCAGGGCGGCGCCCTCGGCGCACAGGTGGCGCAGGGCGGCGGCGAAGGAGTGGCAGTCGAAGAGCGCCGCGTGCTCGTTGCCCGCCGCGGGCCTGGGGAGTTCGAGGGCCTGCCACAGCCGTCCCACGTTGAGCGTGGCCGTCCGGGGCGCGAGGGTGTTCACCCAGGGCCGGATATTGAGGAAATGAGCGCCGAGATAGCCGTTCTTCACTTCCTCTCCCCTGGCCCGCGCCCAGCCCACGTTCTCGCCGAGCACCATCATGTCGTTGCCGTAGGAAAGCACCGACTGGCCCCGGCAGAATCCGAGGAATTCACCGAGCGCCTCGGCCGCCGGAACGCCTTCCTGGTCGACCGCCTCCTGGGAGATTCCGGTCAGCTCGGTGAAGTAGTCGGAGAGCACCGGATTTACCACCGGTTTCACCAGGATCTCGTACTCCTCGACGACGGAACAGTCCTGGTCCAGACGGAGCGCGCCGATCTGCACGATTTCACGGAACTGACCCGGCGCTCCCCAGTCCTGTTCCAGTGCGCCTTTCCATGAAGTGAACTCGAGGTCGAACACAACGAACGTGGACACAACGGTCTCCTCCGGCACGATTGGCGTCCAGGCTACCTTGGCCCGCCGATCACCAAGAGGCGGAAAGTCGCTTTCCCGCCATGGCCTTCGAGGCCGTCCGCGGCGTTCCCGTTCCGTCTCTTAACGAGCTGTACAGATTTCCTTGTCCCGCTCGACGGAATCCGGCAAGGAAATCCGGCCAGCGTGCCGCGTCGCCCGCGCCACCGGCCGGCGGGCGCCGGCGCGCGGTGCCCGACGTGCCGGGATGTGTGGACTGGGCCAGGCTGGACAGACGGAGCGGACGCATCAGAACCGTCGCGAAAGGTGATCGGCACCATGGGCAGCCAGGACGCGGACGACGCCATGGGCAGCGAGGTCTACCAGCCCTCGGGCCCCGAAGAGCGTGAGGACGAGGGCGTCCTCGATCCGGAGGACACCCTCACCGACCGGGGCAGCGACCCCTACGACGAGGGCTGGTCGCCGCCCGAGCGCCCGCTCGCCGTGGACCACCAGGGCACCACCGCCCGGGAGCAGCGCGAGGGCGAGAGCCTGGACGAACGTCTCGCCGAGGAACGGGCCGACCCCGCGCTGACCCCGCCGGGCGACGGCGACGGCCTGGGCGACCTGGAGGACGGCGACGGCGAGCCGCTCGACCGCGAGGTCGGCACGGCACGCGCGGGCCGGCTCACGGCGCCCGACGAGGGCGCTCACGAGGACGCCGAGAAGGACATGATCGCCGAGGACGTCGGCATCGACAGGGGCGCGGCCGGGGCCGAGGAGGCCGCCGTGCACCTGATCCCGGACGACGACGCCTGAGGACGGGCGCGATCCCGGGGAAGGTGGCGCGACATGGCCGGCGAGGACCCGCTCGGGAGCTACCGCGGCAAGCGTGACTTCGACCGGACCCCCGAGCCCAGGGGCGGGCCGGGGAGCGCGGGCGAGCTGCCGCACTTCGTCGTCCAGATCCATGACGCGGGCACGATGCACTTCGACGTCCGCCTCCAGGTCGGCTCCGTGCTGAAGTCGTGGGCCGTCCCCAAGGGCCCCTCCGCCGACCCGCGCGAGAAGCGGCTCGCGGTGCCCACCGAGGATCATCCGCTGGAGTACGAGGAGTTCGAGGGTGTGATCGCGCCGGGCGAGTACGGCGGCGGGACCGTCATCGTCTGGGACATCGGCACCTACCGGCCGCTGAGCCACGACCGGCACGGCCGTCCGGTGCCGTTCGCCGAGTCGCTCGCGCGCGGCCACGCGACCTTCTGGCTCGACGGCACGAAACTCGGCGGCGGCTGGGCGCTGACCCGCTTCCGGGGCGGCGCCGGCGGCACGGAGAAGGAGGCGTGGCTGCTGGTGAAGGCCGCCGACGAGCGCGCCGACCGGCGCCGTAAGACGACCGATCCCCGCCGGGCCCGTTCGGTCCGCAGCGGCCGGACGCTCCGCCAGGTCGCGGCGCACGGGAGCTGAGCGGCGATGGGCGCGCTCCTCGCCACCCTGCCCGCCGGACAGGCCAGGTTCCTGCGGGAGGCGCGGCCCGGCCAGGAGCCGGCCGCGGACCCCATGCTCGCCACCCTGAGCGACCGGCGGGACTTCCCGGCCGGCTGGCTCTTCGAGCGGAAACTCGACGGCGTCCGGGTCCTCGCGGTCCGCGCGGGCGGCGCCGTCACCCTGCGGTCCCGCACGGGCAGACGTCTCAACGCCACCTATCCCGAACTCGTGGCCGCCCTGGAGGCGCAGGAGTGCGCGGACTTCACCGTCGACGGCGAGGTCGTGGCGCTGTGGCGGGGCCGCACCGACTTCGCCCGGCTCCAGCGGCGGATGGGGCTGACCCGGGCCCGGGACGTCGAGGCGAGCGGGGTCGCCGTCACGTACTACGTCTTCGATCTGCTGCGTCTGGAGGGCGCCGACACCCGGGGCCTGGCGCTGCGCACCCGCAAGTCGCTGCTGCGCCGGGCGCTCACCTACCGGGCGCCGCTGCGCCTGACGACCCACCGCAACGAGGGGGGTGAGCGGGCGCTGGCCGACGCCTGCGCCCGCGGCTGGGAGGGGCTGATCGCCAAGCGCGCCGACAGCCGCTACCGGGCGGGGCGTTCGCCGGACTGGCTGAAGCTCAAGTGCTCGCTCACCCAGGAGTTCGTCATCGGCGGTTTCACCGAGCCGGGCGGCGCGCGCGCCGGGTTCGGGGCCCTGCTGCTCGGCCACTGGGCGGACGGGCAGCTGCGCTACGCGGGCAAGGTCGGCACCGGCTTCGACCACCGCACCCTCGTCGCCCTGCGCGCCCTGCTCGACGAACTCGCCGTCGCCGCGGCGCCGTTCGCCGAGCGGGTGGGTGAACCGCGCCCGCGCTGGGTGGAGCCGGTGCTCGTCGCGCAGGTCGCGTTCACCGAGTGGACCCGCGACGGCCTGTTGCGCCATCCCCGGTTCCTCGGACTGCGGGACGACAAGGCCGCGCGGGACGTCGTTCGGGAAGACGGCGGGGTCAGCGGCGCAGGAACTCCAGCAGGTCGTCGTTGAACCGCTTCTTGTCGCCGGGGACCATGGCGAGTCCGTGCGAACCGCCCTCGTACACCTTCAGGTCGGCGCCCGGGATCAGCTTGGCGGCCTTGCGGCCGGTGGCGTCGAGGGGGACGATCTGGTCGTCGTCGCCGTGCACCACCAGGGTCGGGATGTCGAACGCCTTGAGGTCGTCGGTGAAGTCGGTGTAGCCGAAGGCGTCGACGCAGCGGACCCCGCCCTCGATGGTCTGCGCCATGGCCATGTACCAGAAGGCGTCCTTGTTGCCCTGGGTGGCCTTGGTCCCGGGGCGGTCGGCGGAGAAGAAGCCTTCCGCGGTGTCCTTCCAGAACTGCGAACGCTCTTCCAGGATGCCGCTCTTGAG
The sequence above is a segment of the Streptomyces griseoviridis genome. Coding sequences within it:
- a CDS encoding DUF5709 domain-containing protein gives rise to the protein MGSQDADDAMGSEVYQPSGPEEREDEGVLDPEDTLTDRGSDPYDEGWSPPERPLAVDHQGTTAREQREGESLDERLAEERADPALTPPGDGDGLGDLEDGDGEPLDREVGTARAGRLTAPDEGAHEDAEKDMIAEDVGIDRGAAGAEEAAVHLIPDDDA
- a CDS encoding DNA polymerase ligase N-terminal domain-containing protein, translating into MAGEDPLGSYRGKRDFDRTPEPRGGPGSAGELPHFVVQIHDAGTMHFDVRLQVGSVLKSWAVPKGPSADPREKRLAVPTEDHPLEYEEFEGVIAPGEYGGGTVIVWDIGTYRPLSHDRHGRPVPFAESLARGHATFWLDGTKLGGGWALTRFRGGAGGTEKEAWLLVKAADERADRRRKTTDPRRARSVRSGRTLRQVAAHGS
- the ligD gene encoding non-homologous end-joining DNA ligase yields the protein MGALLATLPAGQARFLREARPGQEPAADPMLATLSDRRDFPAGWLFERKLDGVRVLAVRAGGAVTLRSRTGRRLNATYPELVAALEAQECADFTVDGEVVALWRGRTDFARLQRRMGLTRARDVEASGVAVTYYVFDLLRLEGADTRGLALRTRKSLLRRALTYRAPLRLTTHRNEGGERALADACARGWEGLIAKRADSRYRAGRSPDWLKLKCSLTQEFVIGGFTEPGGARAGFGALLLGHWADGQLRYAGKVGTGFDHRTLVALRALLDELAVAAAPFAERVGEPRPRWVEPVLVAQVAFTEWTRDGLLRHPRFLGLRDDKAARDVVREDGGVSGAGTPAGRR